From Polynucleobacter ibericus:
TTGCTCATGCAAAAACTCTAGCGCAGCAATAAGAGAAACCTCAGGCCCAATACCAGCTGGCTCACCAGTACTTACAACGAGATTAACGAGGGGTGCTGCTTGCTGCATCTTCCACGTTCAAAATTTTTACAGTTGCATTGTCACGCAACTCACGCATCCAATCTTGATAAGCTTGATCAAATTTTCTTTCACGTATAGCTGCGCGTGCAAATTGACGTTGCTTTTCTACAGTCAACTGACCTTCGCGTCGCTCCATCACCTGAATCAAATGCCAGCCAAATTCAGATTTCACTGGGTTACTAACCTCCCCAATTTGCAGGCGATTCATGGCCTGCTCAAACTCCGGAACCAAATCCCCAGGACTCATCCAGCCTAGCGCACCGCCATTTGCTGCAGAACCATCCTCAGAGTATTTTTTCGCAAGCTCAGCAAAATCTGCAGTTTTGGCGCGGATCTGATCGCGAAATCCCTGTAGACGTCTCTCGGCATCCTGATCACTTAAGCTAGGGCGACTACGCAACAAAATATGGCGGGGTAGCGTTTGGGTGATGGGGATATTTTTAGGTGTGGATGAAACAGCGTCTGCAGAAATCGCTTGCTGCACAGGCGCATTTTCCATAACCGCACGTCGATCTAATACTTTCAGCACATGATAGCCTGCAGGACTTTTTACTACAGCATTCGCTACCTGACCGCCCCCAGTATTTCGGATTGCCTCATAAAATAATTGTGGCAACTTATCTGGCGTACGATAGCCCAAATCTTGAAACTTAATTTTTGGATTATCTTTTGCAGCCATCGCTCCGAGCTGCATGAAATCAACATCACCACGCGCATCACGCAAAAGAGCATCTGCTTTTTTCTTTGCATCTGCTTGAGCACCCGCTCCTGCTCCTGCATCTACCGGGATAAAAATCTGGGCTACATCAATCTCTTCAGGACCGCCTTTTCCAACAGATGCTGAAGAGGAGGAAGAACCAGCCGTCATCGCCCTCGTTCGTTCCATGATGAAGTTATCAATCTCGGCATCTGAAATTTTGATCTTGGCCTCAACCTCTCTCTCACGATAACGTGTCATAGAAATATCGTCACGTAGCATTTGCCTGTATCGCTCAAAGGAAGTACCAGAAGCGACTACCCTTGCCTTCAATTCAACCAGTGTCAGTTTATTTTTTTCAGCAATCTCACCAATGTACTTGTCTAACTCTTTATTACTAATACCCACACCTTCTTGTTCAGCATTTTGAATTTGAATTTTTTCAAGGATGAGGCGCTCCAAAATGGTTTTTCGTGCTGATCCATCCTCAGGCAACTTGGCGCCCTGCTTCTTCAATGCCGCAATTCGATCATCAATTTCTTTTCGTGTTACGAATCCAGTGTTCACCACTGCAGCAACGCCATCAATATTGCGAATTTTGCTTTCTGTAACTTGGTTATTTTTTGCGGCATCCTGCGCAAAAGTGGTATTCATCATGAAACCAAGACCAAGGAAAGCAGCTAGGATATAAATTTGTTTATAACGTTTCATACAAAGCATTATTGATAGTTCTCATATATTGAGGGAGGTATTGGTTTGGAGGTAGGCATATATCCAGGAACATTTAGCTTCATGATATCAACTGGATTGCTTCCAGCGCTACCAAAGCCCTTAAATTCGATCTGAAACAGTACCTGGGTTGTCGTTATGAGAGAAGTATTTAAGACTTGAGAATACGCCCCACGGAAAGTCCAGCAATCCTTACTCCACTCTAGAGCCACCAAACTATTTAATGTTTTGGTACTTAGGGCGTCATATCCCCAGCGCCCTAAGACAGAGACTTCCCGCGTAATTGGCCATTGACCTGAAACGTTGTATTGATCGGTAGTGGTGGCTGAAGGAACAAAGGCTTGGTTATTTTGGATCGATGCCTGTACTGGCGGAGACCAAACATTGCGGTATCCAAAATTTAAACTTCTGCCTTGTGTAGGGCGCCAGCTACCTCCAACTGTAGTTTGTACGAAGCGATTCAATTGGGTGTTGTATTGACCAAATAAATCTGCGCTGAAATTCCCAAGCAAACGAACCGAACCAGAGCCCAGGGTATCTGAGTAAGTAGTAGGGTTAACAATATTGCCATTCAAACCTACTCGCTGGCCAGTGAACTGCTGCTTTTGGGCAACGGTCACATTTGCGCGTTCCGCTCCAGTATTAGCCTCGATCATGCGGCTAGTCAGGCCGAGTGTTGCAGAATTATTGT
This genomic window contains:
- a CDS encoding peptidylprolyl isomerase; the protein is MKRYKQIYILAAFLGLGFMMNTTFAQDAAKNNQVTESKIRNIDGVAAVVNTGFVTRKEIDDRIAALKKQGAKLPEDGSARKTILERLILEKIQIQNAEQEGVGISNKELDKYIGEIAEKNKLTLVELKARVVASGTSFERYRQMLRDDISMTRYREREVEAKIKISDAEIDNFIMERTRAMTAGSSSSSASVGKGGPEEIDVAQIFIPVDAGAGAGAQADAKKKADALLRDARGDVDFMQLGAMAAKDNPKIKFQDLGYRTPDKLPQLFYEAIRNTGGGQVANAVVKSPAGYHVLKVLDRRAVMENAPVQQAISADAVSSTPKNIPITQTLPRHILLRSRPSLSDQDAERRLQGFRDQIRAKTADFAELAKKYSEDGSAANGGALGWMSPGDLVPEFEQAMNRLQIGEVSNPVKSEFGWHLIQVMERREGQLTVEKQRQFARAAIRERKFDQAYQDWMRELRDNATVKILNVEDAASSTPR